ATTTTACACAAGCCTGTGTATTTGTAAGTATTCTTGTGATACTGAGATAATTTTATCGATACAAAGTATTTGAGCTTCATTTTATGTCTTTGTTTATAACTCTTTCCATCAATGGGTTTTGACATGAAAGTAAGAGTATAGATGTATATTGttattaaatatgaatatattattgGGGGGAGAGGAAACCCTACACTGATTCATTGGTACTTCTATTCAAACTTTGCACAGGGGCTTGTCACGAGGTTTGTCACGAGCCCCTGTGACTTTGGTCAAAATCTTCTGATTTGCAGACATTTCAGACAATAATCTTCAATCTGTATTGTTTGAAAGTAAATGAATagttcaatacatgtacatacagtatatacatgtaccgatgacagacccaacctaacagaaagtaaaccccaactaaaccctgggtttactttttcgGGTTTACTTCGAGTTTActagagtaaacccaaagtaaacccagagtgggcacagagagtaaacccctaTCAGACATATGTCCCTAAAAGCAGACGCTGAATGTGTATTCAGAATATAGAGGCAGGAATTTCAGGCAGTAAGATGGTAAGATCAAAGACGGGTTTGCTTCATACTTCAGTGTGTACAGTTGACCCAAAAAGCAATTCCCAAgcaaacccaaagtaaaccttGATTAAACTCtcagtggacccaaattttcaaaaagcagACCCAGAGGCCCCAAATagaccccaaaagtaaacccagggtttagttggggtttactccggtgttaggttgggtctgattggtactgtacATCATTGTcatgtactggtacatgtactttcactACTTTGTAAACAGCTTCGTTGattttgctacatgtatatgatcatCATGAATTCTCAAATACACATTACTTTTAATCATATCATGGGTAATTGATAAGATTTAACTTTTGCAGAGAACCTATGGGCCTTGGTGGAAATATGCTCCCTCTGGAAAACGGAAGTTTAAGCGGACTCCTCCAGGCTTTGTCAGTCAGGACTTCATAGGTAAGCATGTGACACAGTCTTAGTGGAAAAACAGAACCAATTCATGCAGTTTCcaatgatttaatttcatgtagaaaacaattattatcttattaataaatattggcAGTTTAAAGACATTTAACagataacatacatgtacatgtatcatttgttatattaaataCTCCTAGAAGTCAGAGCCTCTGTTAACATCCCTATGGCTACACTTGTAATGTTATGTAACTCcaaattagaaatatattttgtcgTGAACCTCTTGATAGCATGGTAGAGAGTTGTTACATTAGCTTCAATAATGTTTGACTGAATAGGCAAGGGcagtttatttataattaaaaatttctcttatacatgtactattattaCAAATACTACACgtcatgtaaaataaaactaaaaatatctCATTATATGTACCGTTATATGCAGTCTTGTAACACAACCTGCTATGTTTATGTAATTTAAGtacttttattaattacatCTAGAATTAGAATTTGAATATGCAGTGCATCCAACCAAAATAGAGATTTGGGAAACTTACAACCCAGGGACCATTGTCCGTATCTTGGCTTGTGATTCATCAGGGACAGATGTGGACCGCGGAATGACTAGGCAAGGAAGGGGGAGGGGACAATATAagctttaaaaatctatatgtTTATTCACTTAAAATTAgaaacaatcatttatttatttgtaaaatccACAGAGAAGGAAAAGAGGGAaggtaagtttttatttttatttttatttcctgaACGTATataagtttgttttatttttagatttaattatgatttgtttgatttaatattaacttttttttaataaacaaaattatatataaaattaatgtggTAAAGATCAAACTATCAGTATACAGTACTTCAGTTTATTAAAGCAGCtagagtaaaataaaacattaagtaTAATAATTCAAACACTTTTATTCTCACAAAAGCTCAGGGATAGAAATCATGCACACAcctcatttgataaaaattattaacttACCATATCACAAATCATTGAAGATATTTTATATTGATCATTATTGCAGTATGTTTTGAATCATATAGCTTAATCCAATTGCAATTTCTCattagttcattttttttttaccacataTGCCTTAAAAATGAGCAATAGAGACTTCTCAGACATGTTGAGAGTTTAATTTGACTCAAAATAGAATGTTTTTCATTCAGTATTAAACTTTTCTTGTTATTTTCAAATAACATGTaacttaaaattattaaattattaactgaggaattttttttaacagatggaAAGTTCTGTGGGAAGGAGGTCCAGAAAAGAGTCCACCGGAGTCTCGAATCTTCTCCCCACCCCTAAGACACGTACCATTCTGTACTAGGTAAAGACTTACACATGTATCTTCTCCCTCCCTCCCTTCCCCCCTAGGAAATTGTTTCTGTTTTATTACACTTTAATATGTTTTCCATGTATCATATACATGCAGTGTCActacaataaatattaaacatatataaataaataatcaataaatcaataaatatacaacataactcctttgtttttacatataatattgtgGGCTAGCTTCCAGAATGTactgttttttaattaaattttttcctTGCTAATGATTACCTCAAACTTATTTTgcataaatacaaaaatcaggTGGAAAAAAAGTCTGTCTTTTTTCTGCAGAGTTCTTCGCCTTGAGTTCTGCCATGACCTGTGTGAGTACTATACCGAGCTGGATGCTGTCTGCCTCCATGGCGAAGATAGCCAAGGCAACTATATCCTGTCTGGGCTAGAGGGCGTGATCCCCAGATCTCGCATAGATGACATCAGTAACATGGAGGAAAAGCTAGATCAGTTATCTCTCAGGGAACAGGTAAAGTTAAAGTTCTAgggttaaaacatatatatagtgaatCGTGAGAGATGGCAACATCCTTACCAATTTCttgtaaaatttcttttttggaTAGAAAAGACATTGTTTTTAGATGTAAATGTTACAACATCTccacctaccccccccccccccacacacacacacacacacacaaactacatgtacatgtgatagAGGTtctgaatttatttattatcattttgcaaatgatatattacaatttacattctgtttttcttcaaacaatgtatacatattatggtacatgtactgacTGATTGGCATTGAATCACATTGatcataatttttctattttcaggAAAACACCGCTGTTGGTGATGACGCTATTAGTATAGAAGAATTACCGgtatgcacatacatgtacatgtatttcatattctcgtactgtatatatacaatttcCCTGTTGCCTTTCTGATGACTGCCCAGGGGTTTTCTGAATCCATGTCAGCTCTCTCTCTAAAGCTGATGACGTAGTCTGTACTATATACTTTCATGTTTTGTGCAATTAAAGTTTTGTTCCGTGTATATAGAATTATCATACTtgcatttacatattttctgGAATATATTGGCACTTGACACAAGTTAGATTCTTAGGTTTGAAGATAATTTTTTGCCAGCTAGGTAAACAATAACTAATTAATGCACTGGTGCTTGGAAGGGTCATTTGGAAGATGATGTCACAGACTGCATCTTTAATTTCTGATAGTACAAAATTTTATCGAATATCCTTATTCATAGATCATATCAGACTGAATCAGAGGGAAGAGTTTTAGATcctgtatacatatacatatccTGTTTGTACATTAcaatacagaaaaaaacaaacatggatattttttatgttgttttttgttacTGTCAAAAGGCATGTTCAGCAAAATCCCTGTCCTTCAGAAGAAATTTTTGCAGGCATGCAACTCCAAACAGAGGCTGTTCTCTTGAGACAGACCtcaggcatatatatatattcatttctcCCCATATCCACAACTCgttgtgttttgattaaaatgttaaaaaaacaaattctctTGTCTTTCCAGGAAGAAGTGATCCAGTTAATCCTGAGTTACCTTGACATTCCATCCCTGTGTATGGCCAGCGTTACCtcaaagtaggtcattgaccttgAGGTCAAAGGTCATTCTATGATTTAAAATTGACTACCGgtaatgtacaatgtacagcGTAATTTGTGGATGTATtctttttcattgttatttCTGATGACAGTTTAGTTATTGTAGTGATAAAGATGTTATTCCCATTAATATTTTGCTCATCTTTTCTGATAACCTTTTTTGATGTTATTGAAGTGTAACTATAGTTCCTTGTCTCATAGGTTTTTCTATAAGCATTGTTATGACTCCTTGCAATATACAGAATTGGACCTACAGCCTCACTGGACAGAGGTAAGATGTTAGGATAATGTCCACCTTCTGTATAATAGACAGGTACATTGTTTGCTTATacatgtttgtaatattttacaggcattttttttattgaaatcaaaTGTTCTCGCTTCATTTAAAGTTCCCCGATCCTCAGCTTGAAAGTATTTGTTTTTTTGGAGCAGCTAAGCCAAGCACTTCATTGAATGACTTTGTCTAATATGAACACTTCAAATCTATTTAAATTTGTCTGTATAAAAAGGCATAATTAtggtacagaaaaaaaaaaattcaggataatatagagttatcgaacattgctgaggattGGAGATTAAATTGTTACATGCTGTCAGAGTCAATTATGCTTTtgataacatacatgtacattgtgatTTGGGAAGTTTCAGTGTCAAAGTGATGAACAAAAAAATGCAACAACAGTGATTATTGGCTAACTTTGGAAATACAAGgcttttatgtcaattttttttttccaggtgAATAACTTTGCCTTGGACAGTCTTCTGTCGAGGTGCCATTATCTGCAGCATTTAAACATATCATGGTGTGGGGGCAACCAGAACTGTATATCCCCCACCACATTCTCCAGGTAAGaactgtaaaccaactattaTTTGCAACGACTTTGTTTCATGATTTACTCGAGATGAACTAGTTTGCCGCACTAATATTTGTGATCAAGATTTATCCGCGCCTGTTTTTTATTACAACTGTATGGCAAATACTGGTGAACTGCGAGAAAAATTtgcaacaaaaatttataaatcgctaaatatacaaataaataattatgggtatatacaatgtaagaaattttcatgaataatttcAGATTTCTAAAGGAGTGTGGCAGGGACCTGCAGACCCTCTATATGTCTTCTTGTAAATTTGTCAATGGTGAAGTTATAATAGCTGTGGCGGAGAATTGTCCAAAACTGAAAGGTACAAAAAtagtacaatttttttaattgattaatatttattcCTGTGTATGATTATTTAGAATTCTGTTTTTGTTATAATGATTGACAAAAAAGAATATGAATTGTATCATTTGCCTTGCATTTTAATACAGTAACTGTGCAGGCAAAATTTGACAGGAAAATCTATTTTATTAGCCAAAAAAAATGGATTTGTCGCTAGTATAATTTCTATGTACATTTAACAcctatgttttaattaattgttcCGTACAGAGTTGGAAGTATAAGtattgtatatgatatatacatgtatatattttacatttaacacCAGGATAGTATTATCAAATTTTCGTTATGTACAGAGTTAGATGTAGGGAGTTGTCAGTCTTTGGACGGTCAGTCTATATCACACCTGTCTAAAATACAAACGCTGGAAAGACTCAATCTCTATCGCCTACCTGTGGATAAAGATAGTCTTATAAAGGTTTTAAGGTATGGAATTTTAATtagtacatatttttatttgatatacagagtttattaatttcaaatttttcaaaattttcagttCATCAACTagctttaatattttaaatacatgtacaattaaagtGCCATTTAAATTTGGTGTAACCAGCAAAGAGTTTTGAGATATCAATTTCCTTATAAATGATTCAAGAAATCAAGGTTAACATACAATGCATAAAGAAATAGTAGTTGGGACAACATATCAACTGTACaaggtatatattttttctaaattttcagaGTGTGTtccaatttaaaacatttgaatctAGGGGCCACCAGAATCCAAGAGTCTCGCATTGATACTGTGATGAAGGTGATTGGATCAAGCTGCAGGTCAGTTAATTCTATTTTAGTCAGGCGATGAAAAATAGAATAAGCATTGAATACTGAATAAATATTcacccccattttatttttcgCCCTTTGGCCCTTGTTGTCGGGGGCAAATTTAAGGCAGCTAGggcaaattccaatgtctcaaataaTCTCTCTTGTTTGGGCAAaatcaagacggggcgaaacggTTTTTAATggaaagggcaaaaataacacagctagggtgaaaataaccctgtatacagtacttcTTGATGATTTCCAAGTTCCAGGGGCAATAAAATTCACTTCACTGTAAACATCTAGTTAAATGATATTTGAATCTGATACTGTATTAAATGTATTCAGTAACTGTTCTTATAGTGCAGaagtttttgggtttttttaagtaTTGCTATGATATATCATATTCATTTCATGATAGTAGGAACTAAATATTAATAACCTTTTTCTTCATCAATATCTAGGAATTTAATATCACTAGATTTATGGCGGTGTAGATTAACTGATGAAGGACTAGGAGCTATCACTGAAAACTGTCCACATATAGAGGAACTGGACCTAGGATGGTGGTTAgtacaacaattaattaatgaattaattaagaGGGGTTGGTGATTGTTGTCATTTTTGGACTACATTAAACTCGATCcttaagaagaagaaaatgttcAAGTTTCAAAGCAAAGGtgcagtaaaacacgcttaaaacgaagtgccagggacggACAATTTTACTTCGTGATAAGCCTAATTCGTTAAATCTGCCAAGTTTACAACATATAAAAAAGTCTCGGGTAATTGAAATCACTTAGCTGTAAGCGTGCATTCATTATTTAAGCGTGTTTGCTATAatcgtgttttactgtatttgaaatttgaactcTTTACTATATATTTGTAATAGCTAGTGTATACAATGTAGCTAAACAAagcattttaagaaaattaaggtagatctgatggttaatttattGACTATCCATGCAGCCTccttaagatacatgtattcaataaagtatgttgattactttgaatttatatcatttataaaattgaatcaTTTCCTTTTCAGTTCAAATTTAAGGTCAACTACAGGCTGTTTCCTGAAACTTGTGAAGAACTGTCCCAACATTAAAAAGCTCTACCTCACAGCAAACAGGTATTTAATATACTTCtttattactgtggaatcattagattacGTGATGGCTCAGTTTTCGTGGAAtttgtgggtacctctcatccacgaattaacatcccccacgaattaataaattagggctATAAAGACATATTCCTTTtgtatgtatatgaaaatacacgaaattacgtcctcacgaacctgtaaaatttaagcaatccacgaaaaatagtccccacgaattttaatgattccacagtatgtcgTATTATCATAGTAATTAATTATGTCAATTACTATAAATCTGCATGCTCATGCATTTTTCAAAGTTGATTTAGTcttggaaatatttttatataaaaccttTTTAAGAATGATAAgtattgtttattcattgaatatgatgtgattttcatattcatttgtttattttcatgttgATCATTCGGTTtacaattattaaatattttcaggTTTAACATGCTTCTTAAATATTTCATGTTGTACTGGAGTATAATGTACAATGTAATCTCATGGAGATTTTTCAAGAGtacaaaaaattgtcaaaagaaATGTCGGTACAAAATTTTCAGTCTCACTTTAAACGAATCTCGCTGAGACTAGAGTTTTTGAGGACCTAGAATATAGATTTTAGCTTCAGTTGATAATGAcattttatgttcattttaggaCCATCTGCAAAGGTGATCTAGAAGCAATAGCCAAGTATTCTCACAAGCTGGAGCAGCTAGATATCCTGGGGACAAGCTATGTACAAGCAGATGATGTTCACAGGTTTGTTCTTCTTGAAGTTATGaaataagcaaaattaaaattgacatAGTTTTATCAAGTCAGGTGACCTTCTGTTGTTGATCTCCATCCGTCATCATGCGTCCTACATCGTCCATTatcaattttactttttgaacTTCTTGAAAACTTGTTCACAGGTTTGTTCCTCATGAAGttatgaaataagaaaaattaaatttgacacAGTTTTATCATATCAGGTGGCCTATCGCAATTGGTCATCATTCATTATCGTGTGGGTATGtccattacatgtatcaataaacTTTACTTTTTTAACTTGTTGAAAACTACTTGGCCAATTGTTACCAATTTTGATTAAAGTATTTCTAGGATAAGAggaatttaaatttattatgttACCACTACCGGAGCCTCATTGGCAAagccagtttttaaaaaatttctctaCTTAcacgtttttttgttttttttttgttttttttttggggggggggggggatggaaTTACTATATGATTAAGATGTTCATATTtgttattcatgtacatgtacatcagcaAAAAGAGAgaagaggagagagagagagagagagggagagagaaagagagagagagattatattccagaaataaataaatatgtaaatgtgttatgattatgattaataaaagagaaaaaaaattattacatgcaGGTACATATATGTGc
The window above is part of the Magallana gigas chromosome 10, xbMagGiga1.1, whole genome shotgun sequence genome. Proteins encoded here:
- the LOC105343870 gene encoding F-box/LRR-repeat protein 4, whose amino-acid sequence is MMLKIPRKLRRKCRKIFSRNFTEMQQFSQYAADVSDFSSQYGSETSISYTASNLAGKCNIYPAYGDFTQACVFRTYGPWWKYAPSGKRKFKRTPPGFVSQDFIELEFEYAVHPTKIEIWETYNPGTIVRILACDSSGTDVDRGMTRWKVLWEGGPEKSPPESRIFSPPLRHVPFCTRVLRLEFCHDLCEYYTELDAVCLHGEDSQGNYILSGLEGVIPRSRIDDISNMEEKLDQLSLREQENTAVGDDAISIEELPEEVIQLILSYLDIPSLCMASVTSKFFYKHCYDSLQYTELDLQPHWTEVNNFALDSLLSRCHYLQHLNISWCGGNQNCISPTTFSRFLKECGRDLQTLYMSSCKFVNGEVIIAVAENCPKLKELDVGSCQSLDGQSISHLSKIQTLERLNLYRLPVDKDSLIKVLRVCSNLKHLNLGATRIQESRIDTVMKVIGSSCRNLISLDLWRCRLTDEGLGAITENCPHIEELDLGWCSNLRSTTGCFLKLVKNCPNIKKLYLTANRTICKGDLEAIAKYSHKLEQLDILGTSYVQADDVHSVLTSCPKLIFLDVSFCGNVNEETIEIWRTEFPRCSIKKSFQD